TCTGCACGCTGCTGACGTTTTCGCTGATTTTCGTCAGCAAGACTTACGCCTGGCTGGCGATGGTCATGGCCTTGCACGCGTTCTTCTGGCACGCGGTATTGCCGCAATTCGAAGTCATCACCCTGGCGCACCTGAACGGGCAGACCTCGCGCTACAGCCAGATTCGCCTGTGGGGCTCCATTGGTTTCATCATCACCGTGGTCGCGCTCGGGCGCTTGTTCGAATGGCTTAGCCTCGACATTTACCCAGCGGCGCTGGTGCTGATCATGGCCGGTATCGTGCTCAGCAGTCTGTGGGTGCCGAACGCTCAACCGATCCAGGGTGAACGCTTGACGGGGGACGGGTTCCTCGCCCAATTGCGCAGCCCCGGCGTCTTGGCGTTCTATGGTTGCGTGGCGCTGATGCAGATGAGCCACGGGCCGTATTACACGTTTTTGACCTTGCACCTTGAACGTCTGGGTTACAGCCGTGGCGTGATCGGCATGCTCTGGGCCGTCGGCGTCGTGGCCGAGGTTTTGATGTTTATGTTCATGAGCAAGATTCTTGCGCGCTTCTCAATCCGCCGGGTGCTGCTGGCGAGTTTTCTATTGGCGGCGTTGCGCTGGATATTGCTCGGGTCATTGGCCGAGTTTCTCTGGGTATTGTTGTTTGCCCAAGTGCTGCACGCGGCGACGTTCGGCAGCTTTCACGCCGCTGCCATTTCATTCGTGCAACGTAGCTTCGGCGCGCGCCAGCAAGGGCAGGGCCAGGCGTTGTACGCCGCATTGGCCGGCACCGGCGGCGCACTGGGCGCGTTGTATTCCGGTTATAGCTGGAACGCACTCGGCGCGGCATGGACCTTTAGTATTGCCAGTCTCGCAGCCCTCGCGGCTGCCGTTATCATTGCCACACGTATGCAAGAGGACAGGCCATGAGCCTTACCCGTGAACACCTCGCCCAGGAAATCATCGACGCCGGGCGTTTTCTTTATGGCCGTGGCTGGTCTCCGGCCACCAGCAGCAATTATTCAAACCGTTTGTCGGCGACCGAAGCCTTGCTGACGGTGTCCGGCAAACATAAAGGCCAGTTGGGCCTCGACGATGTGCTGGCCACCGACCTGTCGGGCAACAGCCTGGAACCGGGGAAGAAACCGTCCGCCGAAACGTTGCTGCACACGCAACTTTACAACTGGCGCGCGGAAATCGGCGCGGTGCTGCACACCCATTCGGTGAATGCGACGGTGCTGTCGCGGCTGACGCGAGAGGATTTCATCGAGTTCGAAGACTACGAGCTGCAAAAAGCCTTCAGCGGTGTTTCGACCCACGAATCCCGTGTGCGGGTGCCGATTTTCGACAACGATCAGGACATTGCGCGCCTCGCCGCCAAGGTTCAGCCTTGGCTCGAAGCCCACCCCGATTGCGTGGGTTATCTGATTCGCGGCCATGGCCTCTACACCTGGGGCGCGCGCATGAGCGACGCCCTGCGGCAGATCGAGGCCTTTGAATTTTTGTTCGAGTGCGAGTTGAAGATGCTCTCGCTCTCTAACCGTAAAGCATGAACCGTTAAGGAGTTGCCCTGATGAGCAGCCTGTCCGTTTACCACGTCTCCAGCCCTGAAATTCCCAACAAGGTGCTGACCCATCTCGAAGATATTCAGTCGACCCTGGCTGAGCAAGGCGTGCGTTTCGACCGTTGGCAAGCCGCGGCGAAGATCCAGCCCGGCGCCGGCCAGGAGGAAGTGATCGCCGCCTATCAGGAGCAGATCGACAAGTTGATGACCGAGCGCGGTTACATCACCGTCGATGTCATCAGCCTCAACAGCGATCACCCGCAAAAAGCCGAGCTGCGCGCCAAGTTCCTCGACGAACATCGTCATGGCGAAGACGAAGTACGCTTTTTCGTCGCCGGTCGTGGGCTGTTTACCTTGCACATCGACGACTACGTCTACGCCGTACTTTGCGAGAAAAATGACCTGATCTCGGTGCCGGCCGGCACCCCGCACTGGTTCGACATGGGCGAGCATCCGCATTTTGTCGCGATCCGCCTGTTCAACAACCCGGAAGGCTGGGTGGCCAATTTCACCGGCGAAGACATCGCCAGCCGTTTCCCGCGTCTTGAGGACTGAGTCGATGCCGATCAAAGCGATTCTTACCGACATCGAAGGCACCACCAGCGCGGTGAGTTTTGTGTTCGACGTGCTGTTTCCTTACGCCGCCAAACACCTGCCGGAATTCGTCCGCCAGAACGCCGAGCGCTCAGATGTGGCCGAACAATTGGCCGCCGTACGCCTCGACAGCAACGAGCCGAATGCCGACGTCGAGCGGGTCATCGAGATATTGCTGGGCTGGATTGCCGAAGACCGTAAGGCCACGCCGCTCAAGGCTTTGCAAGGGATGGTCTGGGAGCAGGGCTATCAGGCCGGACACTTGAAAGGTCACGTGTATCCGGATGCGGTCGAAGCGCTCAAGCGCTGGCATCAGGCAGGCTATCAACTGTTCGTTTATTCCTCGGGCTCGATCCAGGCACAGCGCCTGGTCTTCGGCTGCTCGGAGGCGGGGGATTTGACGCCGTTGTTCAGCGGCTATTTCGACACCACGTCGGGGCCCAAGCGAGAACCGCAGTCCTACGCCAACATCACGAAGGCTATTGGCCTGGAAGCGGCGCAGATTTTGTTCCTGTCGGACATCGTCGAAGAGCTCGATGCGGCGCGTGCAGCGGGGATGGCGACTTGCGGACTGGCCCGCGAGGGCGGTGAGCTGGCAGGGCACGTGACTGTGGACAGTTTTGCGCGAATCGATCCTTTGGTGTTTTAAAGTAAAAACCCAACTCAAAAGATCGCAGCCTTCGGCAGCTCCTACACGGCTTTATGTAGGAGTAGCCGAAGGCTGCGATCTTTTAATCTTTCCCGCTTGAACATTTACAGCGAGTGATAAGTCGGCAGGGCAAACCGTTGCTGACTCTGCAGCATGGAGATTTGCGGCAGTTCACTCGCTTGTTCAGCCAGATCACGGCGAATCGCACTGATGACCCACGACAATTGGTCGCCGTTGTGCAATTGCTGATAGGAAATCGAGCGTTTGAACACTCTGTCTTCTGCGCCGCCGCGCAGCGTCAGCAGAATCCCGCCGTCAGGTCGTGCCTGGGTGGAGACTTCGAAGTTGGAGAACAAGGATGCAAATTTTTCCTGGATCAGGCTCATGTCTTTCAGCTCCGTAAGTACTTGAATGGCAAGCATGCGGAGAGAGCTGCAGCGATTGTGCCAGTATTTGAAATTGATAAAAATCGTTATAAAACAATAACTTATATTTTTTGTGGATTTTTTGTTTCGTGCAATCTGCATGAAGGGCCATCGTGCATCCTGCATTTTGCGAGATCGTCGGCGATTGAATGGAACCATTCGGCATCCCGGTGCTCACCATTTTTCGCATCGCTTCGCGGATACAAAACATTTCAAAAACTGCGTGTACAGCGCCAGAACCGTTGACGTATTTTCGGACTCAATCTACGCCGCCCGATAATAAGAAGATCGAACGGGAGCAACCATGAGCCGCACGCCAAGCGCCAAGATTACCTGGAGCATGATGCTCCGCAAGCTGCCTTCGATTGCCAAAGCCATTCCTCGGGTGGTCAAGGGAATGAAGGTTGCCAACGTCAAGGATCCGACCCAATCGTGTGGCCTGGGCTGGAGTTTCGAGCAAGCGACCTTGCGAAATCCCGATGGCCCGGCCTTGTTGCATGGCGAAGTGACGCTGAGTTATGCACAGGTCAACGAGTGGGCCAATCGCATCGCCCATCACCTGACTACCCAGGGCATCGGCAAGGGCGATGTGGTCGCAGTCTTCATCGAGAATCGTCCGGAACTGCTGGTAACGATTCTGGCGGTGGCCAAAGTCGGTGCCATCAGTGCCTTGCTCAATACCTCACAGACCCGGGATGCCCTCGCGCACAGCCTGATCCTGGTAGCGCCGGTGGCGATCGTGGTTGGCGAAGAATTGCTTCCGGCATTTCAGGCGGTGCGCGAACGGGTGCCGATCGCGGCGGTGCGTACCTGGTTTGTCGCCGATCAGGACACTTACAGCCATCCAGGCATTGCGCCCGAGGGCTTCATCAACCTGATGACAGCCAGCATCGACACCTGCGGCGATAACCCGGCGAGCAGCCAGCAGATTTTTTTCGACGATCCTTGCTTCTACATCTACACCTCGGGCACCACGGGATTGCCCAAGGCTGGGGTGTTCAAGCATGGCCGCTGGATGCGCAGCTCGGCGAGCTTCGGCATGATCGCCCTGGATATGCGCCCGGACGACATCGTCTATTGCACCTTGCCGCTCTATCACGCCACCGGGCTTTGTGTGTGCTGGGGCTCGGCTATCAGCGGGGCCTCGGGTTTTGCCATTCGCCGCAAATTCAGCGCCAGTCAGTTTTGGAGTGACGTGCGCAAGTACCGGGCGACCACCCTCGGTTACGTCGGCGAGTTGTGCCGGTATCTGATTGATCAGCCGCCCAGCGCAGAAGACAACCAGCACCACGTGAACAAGATGATCGGCAATGGCTTGCGCCCTGGCGCCTGGAGCGAGTTCAAGACGCGTTTTGGCGTCAATCACATCTGCGAACTGTATGCGGCTAGCGACGGCAACATCGGTTTCACCAACATTCTGAATTTTGACAACACCGTCGGTTTTTCCCTGATGTCCTGGGAGTTGGCCGCGTACGATCACGACAGCGGCGCGCCTCTTCGCCAGGCCAATGGCTTCATGCGCAAGGTCGGCAAAGGCGAGCAAGGGTTACTGTTAGCGAAAATCGACGACAAGGCGCCACTGGACGGCTACACCGATCCAGAGAAAACCGCGAAAGTCGTCCTGCATGACG
The Pseudomonas sp. MYb327 DNA segment above includes these coding regions:
- a CDS encoding methylthioribulose 1-phosphate dehydratase, producing the protein MSLTREHLAQEIIDAGRFLYGRGWSPATSSNYSNRLSATEALLTVSGKHKGQLGLDDVLATDLSGNSLEPGKKPSAETLLHTQLYNWRAEIGAVLHTHSVNATVLSRLTREDFIEFEDYELQKAFSGVSTHESRVRVPIFDNDQDIARLAAKVQPWLEAHPDCVGYLIRGHGLYTWGARMSDALRQIEAFEFLFECELKMLSLSNRKA
- a CDS encoding DUF3509 domain-containing protein, producing MSLIQEKFASLFSNFEVSTQARPDGGILLTLRGGAEDRVFKRSISYQQLHNGDQLSWVISAIRRDLAEQASELPQISMLQSQQRFALPTYHSL
- a CDS encoding MFS transporter, coding for MAALPYWRLSSFYLFYFALLGSTAPFLALYFDHLGFSAARIGELVAIPMLMRCVAPNIWGWLGDYTGRRLAIVRFGAVCTLLTFSLIFVSKTYAWLAMVMALHAFFWHAVLPQFEVITLAHLNGQTSRYSQIRLWGSIGFIITVVALGRLFEWLSLDIYPAALVLIMAGIVLSSLWVPNAQPIQGERLTGDGFLAQLRSPGVLAFYGCVALMQMSHGPYYTFLTLHLERLGYSRGVIGMLWAVGVVAEVLMFMFMSKILARFSIRRVLLASFLLAALRWILLGSLAEFLWVLLFAQVLHAATFGSFHAAAISFVQRSFGARQQGQGQALYAALAGTGGALGALYSGYSWNALGAAWTFSIASLAALAAAVIIATRMQEDRP
- a CDS encoding acireductone dioxygenase is translated as MSSLSVYHVSSPEIPNKVLTHLEDIQSTLAEQGVRFDRWQAAAKIQPGAGQEEVIAAYQEQIDKLMTERGYITVDVISLNSDHPQKAELRAKFLDEHRHGEDEVRFFVAGRGLFTLHIDDYVYAVLCEKNDLISVPAGTPHWFDMGEHPHFVAIRLFNNPEGWVANFTGEDIASRFPRLED
- the mtnC gene encoding acireductone synthase, which translates into the protein MPIKAILTDIEGTTSAVSFVFDVLFPYAAKHLPEFVRQNAERSDVAEQLAAVRLDSNEPNADVERVIEILLGWIAEDRKATPLKALQGMVWEQGYQAGHLKGHVYPDAVEALKRWHQAGYQLFVYSSGSIQAQRLVFGCSEAGDLTPLFSGYFDTTSGPKREPQSYANITKAIGLEAAQILFLSDIVEELDAARAAGMATCGLAREGGELAGHVTVDSFARIDPLVF
- a CDS encoding long-chain-acyl-CoA synthetase; translation: MSRTPSAKITWSMMLRKLPSIAKAIPRVVKGMKVANVKDPTQSCGLGWSFEQATLRNPDGPALLHGEVTLSYAQVNEWANRIAHHLTTQGIGKGDVVAVFIENRPELLVTILAVAKVGAISALLNTSQTRDALAHSLILVAPVAIVVGEELLPAFQAVRERVPIAAVRTWFVADQDTYSHPGIAPEGFINLMTASIDTCGDNPASSQQIFFDDPCFYIYTSGTTGLPKAGVFKHGRWMRSSASFGMIALDMRPDDIVYCTLPLYHATGLCVCWGSAISGASGFAIRRKFSASQFWSDVRKYRATTLGYVGELCRYLIDQPPSAEDNQHHVNKMIGNGLRPGAWSEFKTRFGVNHICELYAASDGNIGFTNILNFDNTVGFSLMSWELAAYDHDSGAPLRQANGFMRKVGKGEQGLLLAKIDDKAPLDGYTDPEKTAKVVLHDVFVNGDRYFNTGDLLRNIGFGHAQFVDRLGDTYRWKGENVSTTEVENILLQHPHISEAVAYGVEIRNTNGRAGMAAITPAESLATLDFSELLAFARQHMPAYAVPLFLRVKVKMETTGTFKYQKTRLKDEGFDPDRTGDDPIYAWLPGSETYVQVTDQVLIDIRSGKYRY